A region from the Nostoc sp. HK-01 genome encodes:
- a CDS encoding Orn/Lys/Arg decarboxylase codes for MPDQYQTPLLDALKACTIKPHAPFYTPGHKRGQGISPVLADLLGEKLFRADLTELAELDSLFSPQGVIQAAQVLAAEVFGAAQTWFLVNGSTCGIEAAILTTCGVGDKIILPRNVHSSAIAGLILSGAIPIFINPEYDPVFDIAHSITPNTLESALQQHPDAKAVLTVYPTYYGVCGDLGAIANITHQYNIPLLVDEAHGAHFAFHTELPTPALAAGADLTVQSIHKVLGAMTQASMLHIQGERIDRDRISKALQLVQSTSPSYILLASLDAARQQMALNGEQLMSRTLQLADIARSQISQISGLSILSPKLSPGFWELDRTRLTVNVTELGLTGFEAEEILDEKLGVTAEFASLQNLTFIISLGNTASDIEQLVQGFKILAQKYRRNRVIVKGQNFVHNWEYAVQISPRQAFFAASETLPIEQTGDRICAEIVCPYPPGIPVLMPGEVITTAALAYLQQIQTMGGIISGCADSSLQTLKVVQN; via the coding sequence ATGCCTGATCAATACCAAACACCTTTATTAGATGCGCTCAAAGCTTGTACAATCAAGCCTCACGCGCCGTTTTACACTCCTGGGCATAAGCGAGGTCAAGGAATATCGCCAGTCTTAGCTGATTTACTGGGTGAAAAGTTATTTCGGGCAGATTTAACCGAATTAGCTGAGTTAGATAGTTTGTTTTCGCCCCAAGGTGTAATTCAAGCCGCCCAAGTATTAGCAGCAGAGGTGTTTGGTGCTGCACAAACATGGTTTCTTGTCAATGGCTCTACTTGTGGCATTGAGGCGGCAATTCTCACTACCTGTGGTGTGGGCGATAAAATCATTTTGCCGCGCAATGTACATTCTTCAGCGATCGCGGGTTTAATTCTTTCTGGGGCGATCCCGATTTTTATCAATCCTGAATATGACCCAGTTTTTGATATCGCCCACAGTATTACGCCCAATACCCTAGAATCTGCCTTACAACAGCACCCCGATGCCAAAGCGGTGTTGACAGTTTACCCTACATATTATGGTGTCTGCGGAGATTTAGGTGCGATCGCCAACATCACCCATCAATATAATATTCCTTTACTCGTAGATGAAGCCCACGGCGCGCATTTCGCTTTTCATACTGAATTACCTACCCCAGCTTTAGCCGCAGGCGCAGATTTAACTGTGCAGTCAATTCACAAAGTTCTCGGTGCGATGACCCAAGCATCAATGTTGCACATTCAAGGAGAGAGAATCGATCGCGATCGCATCAGTAAAGCTTTGCAACTAGTTCAGTCTACCAGTCCGAGTTACATACTCTTAGCTTCGTTAGATGCCGCACGTCAACAAATGGCGCTGAATGGTGAACAACTCATGTCGCGGACTTTGCAACTTGCAGATATAGCCAGAAGCCAAATCAGCCAAATTTCTGGTTTATCAATTTTGTCGCCAAAACTATCACCTGGTTTTTGGGAATTAGATAGAACTCGCTTAACAGTTAACGTGACTGAGTTAGGTTTAACTGGATTTGAGGCTGAGGAAATTTTAGACGAGAAACTAGGTGTGACGGCAGAATTCGCCTCATTGCAGAATCTGACTTTTATTATTAGTTTGGGAAACACCGCCAGCGATATTGAGCAATTAGTCCAGGGTTTTAAAATTCTGGCTCAGAAATATCGCCGTAACAGAGTAATTGTAAAGGGGCAAAATTTTGTGCATAACTGGGAGTATGCAGTGCAGATATCTCCCCGACAAGCTTTTTTTGCTGCTAGTGAAACGTTACCAATAGAACAAACAGGCGATCGCATTTGTGCCGAAATTGTTTGTCCTTATCCTCCCGGAATTCCCGTTTTAATGCCGGGAGAAGTAATTACTACAGCAGCTTTAGCATATCTGCAACAAATTCAAACAATGGGTGGGATAATTAGTGGATGTGCAGATTCAAGTCTGCAAACTTTAAAAGTTGTTCAAAATTAG
- a CDS encoding SMF protein — protein sequence MLTLFPVTCNLSTIFEKTVATADDLGILNESGCEDQQVVEERAYWLAWAQISGIGPVLLQRLQQHFGSLSTAWEASKAELGEVEGFGLQTLNKVIKMRSQLHPEQLLIQHQQENPHFWTPSDADYPRLLLETPSPPPVLYYRGEVDLQENLGQKPMVGIVGTRQPSEYGIRWTRQISIALAKNGFTVVSGMAEGIDTESHSATIKAGGRTLAVLGTGVDVIYPHKNRDLYKQILDAGLVLSEYPAKTPPDRAHFPRRNRIIAGLSRAILVMEAPLKSGALITATYANDFGRDIYALPGRLDDYPSQGCLKLISQGASIIFRELDELLTLLGAVPKLDPVATSPTTEKLSLPNLSPPMQQIIDAIACNILSFDAIVQTTGIPASAVSGLLLQLELMGLVSQLPGMRYQKS from the coding sequence TTGTTAACTCTGTTCCCTGTAACCTGTAACCTATCCACTATTTTTGAAAAAACTGTAGCTACTGCGGATGATTTGGGAATACTCAACGAGAGTGGGTGTGAGGATCAGCAAGTGGTAGAAGAACGCGCATATTGGTTAGCTTGGGCGCAAATTTCGGGAATTGGCCCAGTTTTATTACAACGGTTACAACAGCATTTTGGCAGTTTATCTACAGCTTGGGAAGCTAGTAAGGCCGAGTTGGGAGAAGTTGAAGGTTTTGGTTTGCAAACCTTGAACAAAGTAATCAAAATGCGATCGCAGTTACATCCAGAACAATTACTTATCCAACACCAGCAAGAAAATCCCCATTTCTGGACACCATCTGATGCAGACTATCCTCGCTTGTTATTAGAAACACCCAGTCCGCCACCAGTTTTATACTATCGAGGCGAAGTTGATTTACAAGAAAATCTTGGACAAAAACCGATGGTGGGAATTGTCGGAACCCGTCAACCTTCAGAGTATGGTATTCGTTGGACTCGTCAAATTAGCATTGCTTTAGCTAAAAATGGCTTTACAGTTGTTTCGGGGATGGCGGAGGGAATTGATACAGAAAGTCACAGCGCTACTATCAAAGCTGGTGGACGCACCCTTGCAGTTTTGGGAACAGGTGTAGATGTGATTTATCCCCACAAAAATCGAGATTTGTACAAGCAAATTTTAGATGCAGGTTTAGTTTTAAGTGAATATCCCGCCAAAACCCCACCTGACCGCGCTCATTTTCCTCGACGCAATCGAATTATTGCAGGTTTAAGTCGGGCAATATTGGTAATGGAAGCGCCTTTAAAATCTGGTGCATTAATTACTGCTACCTACGCTAACGATTTTGGCAGAGATATCTATGCACTACCGGGAAGATTAGATGATTACCCGTCTCAAGGTTGTTTAAAGTTAATCTCCCAAGGCGCTTCCATAATTTTTCGAGAATTAGATGAACTATTAACTTTGTTGGGTGCAGTCCCAAAACTAGATCCAGTGGCTACTTCTCCAACTACAGAAAAGTTAAGTTTGCCGAACTTATCACCACCAATGCAACAGATCATCGATGCGATCGCCTGCAATATTTTATCCTTTGATGCGATCGTCCAAACCACAGGTATTCCCGCTAGTGCTGTTTCTGGTCTTTTATTACAACTAGAACTGATGGGTTTAGTCTCCCAACTCCCAGGAATGCGGTATCAGAAAAGTTAA
- a CDS encoding photosystem II protein PsbW, class I, whose amino-acid sequence MTSTTPSIQFFAGIFEELSNVSLRRGKVSGKRIVAMTFNKLQALEGLNSFTKPSLNSLLLTDEEGEISVTPSSTRFIFGGDEGDELQRVECQFEIEQDDYWERFMRFMQRYAEANGMEYQG is encoded by the coding sequence ATGACATCTACCACACCTTCAATTCAGTTTTTCGCAGGCATTTTTGAAGAACTCAGTAATGTTAGTTTGCGACGTGGCAAAGTTTCAGGTAAACGCATCGTCGCCATGACTTTTAATAAATTACAGGCTTTAGAAGGATTGAATAGTTTTACAAAACCGTCTTTAAATTCCTTGCTGTTGACTGATGAAGAAGGTGAAATTAGTGTTACTCCTTCTTCAACGCGGTTTATTTTTGGTGGTGATGAGGGTGATGAATTACAACGGGTAGAATGCCAGTTTGAAATCGAACAAGATGATTATTGGGAACGCTTTATGCGCTTTATGCAGCGTTATGCTGAAGCTAATGGGATGGAATATCAAGGGTGA
- a CDS encoding peptidoglycan glycosyltransferase, producing MTESSDKLRAFSRRQPVNGRQRSRKAPKVEPKKAKVPQPQQRPVVREAMLAPNAIAVGSGVPRSRQGLVMPTAVKPIPRKPVNVSPSPSSTVKVKTVRVQKPPQPKVTRRVSKKTRLKPMARTMLYILRLLIVGVGMGAIVGTVLSVLDPANRINSNSSVSSNANNSAQVQPQSTPNPAVPTSGLYLSQEITSLKNNFQNLAATTPDLTPGIFLVDLDNGGYVDINASVGFPAASTIKVPILVAFFQDVDAGKIRLDEMLTMQQDMVAGGSGNFQFKPAGTQYSALEVATKMITISDNTATNMLIARLGGIEALNQRFRSWGLTTTVIKNQLPDLQGTNITSPRELGNLMAMVNQGNFVSLRSRDIMLDIMRRTERDNLLPSGLGSGARIYHKTGDIGTMLADTGLVDIPNGKRYIISVMVKRPNNDPRAEKFISSISRTAYESLSQSPPPTIINNNIPTTSYPSPAISSPVPNTTTSVMPPNIYQPPIINPAIPNNIPISGYQSPIVNPQSQYYLPR from the coding sequence GTGACAGAATCAAGTGACAAACTAAGAGCTTTCTCGCGGCGACAACCCGTAAATGGCCGCCAGCGATCGCGCAAAGCTCCTAAAGTGGAACCAAAGAAAGCCAAAGTTCCGCAACCACAGCAACGTCCTGTGGTGAGAGAAGCCATGCTTGCACCAAATGCGATCGCGGTTGGCTCAGGAGTTCCTCGGTCAAGACAAGGGCTAGTAATGCCAACGGCTGTTAAACCTATCCCCAGAAAACCAGTTAATGTTTCTCCCTCCCCATCCAGCACTGTCAAAGTAAAAACGGTGCGGGTACAGAAGCCGCCACAACCCAAAGTAACCAGAAGAGTGTCGAAAAAGACGCGGTTAAAGCCAATGGCCAGAACGATGTTATATATCTTGCGGTTGTTAATCGTAGGAGTTGGCATGGGAGCGATCGTTGGTACAGTATTATCAGTTTTAGACCCAGCTAATCGCATCAATTCAAATTCTTCCGTGTCATCTAACGCTAATAATTCTGCTCAAGTTCAGCCACAAAGCACTCCTAATCCCGCAGTTCCCACTTCAGGTTTGTATCTATCCCAAGAAATTACCTCTCTAAAAAATAATTTCCAAAATTTAGCAGCAACTACCCCAGATCTCACTCCAGGTATTTTCTTAGTAGATTTAGATAATGGTGGTTATGTAGATATTAATGCCTCCGTTGGTTTCCCCGCCGCCAGCACCATTAAAGTCCCAATTTTGGTGGCATTTTTCCAAGATGTTGATGCAGGTAAAATCCGTCTGGATGAAATGCTGACCATGCAGCAAGATATGGTAGCTGGCGGTTCCGGAAATTTCCAATTCAAACCAGCCGGGACACAGTACAGCGCTTTAGAAGTTGCCACCAAAATGATTACCATCAGCGACAATACAGCTACAAATATGCTGATTGCGCGGCTAGGAGGCATAGAAGCATTAAATCAGCGTTTTCGCAGTTGGGGATTAACCACAACAGTGATTAAAAATCAACTGCCAGATTTACAAGGGACAAACATCACCAGCCCCAGAGAATTGGGGAATTTGATGGCGATGGTGAATCAAGGTAACTTTGTGAGTCTGCGATCGCGCGATATTATGCTGGATATTATGCGTCGTACCGAAAGAGATAATTTATTACCATCGGGTTTAGGCTCAGGTGCCAGAATTTATCATAAAACAGGCGATATTGGCACAATGCTGGCAGATACGGGTTTAGTTGATATTCCCAACGGCAAGCGTTACATCATTTCTGTAATGGTAAAACGTCCCAATAATGACCCACGCGCCGAAAAATTCATCAGTTCCATTTCTCGTACTGCTTACGAAAGCTTGAGTCAAAGTCCTCCACCTACTATCATCAACAACAATATCCCCACGACTAGTTATCCGTCCCCAGCTATTAGTTCTCCAGTACCTAATACGACAACTAGTGTAATGCCTCCCAATATTTATCAACCACCTATAATTAATCCTGCTATACCTAACAACATACCCATAAGTGGTTATCAATCACCCATTGTTAATCCACAATCACAATATTACCTCCCAAGATAA
- a CDS encoding RNA methyltransferase: MALTGVRIVLVEPAGPINVGAIARVMKNFGLYNLILVNPQCDPRSPEAMKMAVHAKDILESAVVVATLPEALQGCVRAIATTARVRDWETPLETPRNALPWLLEEPEKPSALIFGREDRGLSNEELNYAQRFIRIPTNDIYPSLNLATAVGICCYELGQQVEIAQPQTTQEIELAPFELVEAYYQQLESLLLNIGYIYPHTAASRMEKFRQLYNRARLTTNEVAMLRGVFRQVEWALNNRNDDENL; the protein is encoded by the coding sequence ATGGCATTAACTGGGGTCAGGATTGTGTTGGTAGAACCAGCTGGCCCAATTAATGTGGGTGCGATCGCTCGTGTGATGAAAAATTTCGGTTTGTATAACCTGATATTAGTTAACCCCCAATGCGACCCGCGATCGCCAGAAGCCATGAAAATGGCAGTCCATGCCAAGGATATTTTAGAATCTGCGGTAGTAGTGGCAACTTTACCAGAGGCGTTGCAAGGATGTGTCAGAGCGATCGCTACTACTGCGCGTGTACGTGACTGGGAAACACCTCTAGAAACCCCTCGCAACGCCTTACCGTGGTTACTAGAAGAACCAGAAAAACCCTCTGCCCTAATTTTTGGCAGAGAAGACCGAGGATTAAGTAATGAAGAATTAAATTATGCCCAGCGATTTATTCGCATTCCCACCAATGACATATATCCATCTTTAAATTTAGCAACCGCCGTCGGGATTTGTTGTTACGAACTGGGACAACAAGTAGAAATCGCTCAACCTCAAACTACCCAAGAGATAGAATTAGCGCCTTTTGAACTTGTGGAAGCCTACTACCAACAATTAGAATCACTACTGTTAAATATTGGTTATATCTATCCCCATACAGCAGCTAGTCGGATGGAGAAATTTCGGCAGCTATATAATCGCGCCCGACTCACAACTAATGAAGTGGCGATGTTGCGTGGGGTGTTTCGCCAGGTAGAATGGGCGCTAAATAATCGTAATGATGATGAAAACTTATGA